The following proteins are co-located in the Anas platyrhynchos isolate ZD024472 breed Pekin duck chromosome 1, IASCAAS_PekinDuck_T2T, whole genome shotgun sequence genome:
- the ZC3H12C gene encoding probable ribonuclease ZC3H12C isoform X6, with protein MAASHGNKEVFSCRGIKLAVDWFLERGHKDVTVFVPAWRKEQSRPDALITDQEILRKLEKEKILVFTPSRRVQGRRVVCYDDRFIVKLAFESDGIIVSNDNYRDLANEKPEWKKFIDERLLMYSFVNDKFMPPDDPLGRHGPSLDNFLRKKPIVPEHKKQPCPYGKKCTYGHKCKYYHPERGNQPQRSVADELRAMSRSTAAKTTSEGGLVKSNSVPCSTKNDGTSELKRAAPKRQSDPSIRTQVYQDLEEKLPTKNKLETRSVPSLVSIPSSSAAKPQSTAPLTNGLPSGVHFPPQDQRPQGQYPPTVMMATKNHGTPMPYDQYPKCESPVDVGYYSMLNAYSNLSISGPRSPERRFSLDTDYRISSVASDCSSEGSVSCGSSDSYVGYSDRSYMSSPDPQLEENLKCQHMHPHGRLNSQPFLQSYHEPLARVQSYSHEEPKHHHKPPIPYLAVHLQHPVVGARSSCPSDYPASQSSPHSKAVHLGRALVSTRIDSISDSRLYDSSPLRHRKPFAAQDGLGSWDRQSYGVDAYSYRQTYSLPSNPTQPCYEQFAFQSLPEQQDQAWRVPYCGIPQDPPRHQDTREKVYINLCNIFPPDLVRIVMKKNPHVTDAQQLAAAILVEKSQLGY; from the exons CCACGGGAATAAAGAAGTATTTTCTTGTCGAGGGATCAAATTGGCAGTAGACTGGTTTTTGGAAAGAGGCCATAAGGATGTTACAGTGTTTGTGCCAGCATGGAGGAAAGAACAGTCAAGACCTGATGCTCTCATCACAG ATCAAGAGATCTTGCGTAaattagaaaaagagaagattcTTGTGTTCACACCGTCCCGCCGAGTACAAGGGAGAAGGGTGGTATGCTACGATGACCGATTCATAGTGAAGCTGGCCTTCGAGTCAGATGGCATCATTGTTTCTAATGACAACTACAGGGATCTAGCTAATGAGAAGCCCGAATGGAAGAAGTTCATAGATGAACGCTTGCTGATGTATTCATTTGTTAATGACAA ATTTATGCCTCCTGATGATCCTCTTGGCCGCCATGGCCCAAGTCTGGACAATTTTCTTAGGAAGAAGCCTATTGTGCCAGAACATAAGAAGCAACCTTGTCCATATG GGAAGAAATGTACCTATGGACACAAGTGCAAATACTATCACCCAGAAAGAGGAAATCAGCCTCAGCGATCTGTAGCTGATGAGCTTCGTGCCATGTCTCGAAGCACAGCTGCCAAAACTACAAGTGAAGGAGGACTGGTAAAAAGCAATAGTGTTCCCTGTAGTACTAAGAATGATGGCACTTCTGAGCTTAAGCGTGCCGCTCCGAAGAGGCAGTCAGATCCTAGTATAAGGACTCAAGTCTACCAAGACTTGGAGGAAAAGCTTCCCACCAAAAACAAATTGGAAACCAGGTCTGTACCTTCCTTAGTTAGCATACCAAGTTCCTCTGCTGCAAAACCCCAAAGCACTGCACCTTTAACCAACGGCCTTCCATCCGGAGTTCATTTCCCACCTCAGGATCAACGACCACAGGGACAATATCCTCCTACGGTGATGATGGCAACCAAAAATCACGGAACGCCAATGCCTTACGACCAGTATCCAAAATGTGAGTCTCCCGTGGACGTAGGGTACTACTCCATGCTGAATGCGTATTCAAATCTGAGTATATCTGGTCCACGGAGTCCCGAGAGGCGCTTCTCCTTGGACACAGATTACAGGATCAGCTCCGTGGCTTCTGACTGCAGCAGCGAGGGGAGCGTTAGTTGTGGCAGCAGCGACTCCTACGTGGGGTACAGCGACCGCTCCTACATGAGTTCGCCCGACCCGCAGCTGGAGGAGAACCTGAAGTGCCAGCACATGCACCCCCACGGCCGCCTTAACTCCCAGCCCTTCTTGCAGAGCTACCACGAGCCTCTAGCCCGAGTGCAGAGCTACAGCCACGAAGAACCAAAGCACCACCACAAACCTCCCATCCCGTACCTGGCTGTGCACCTGCAGCACCCCGTGGTGGGTGCTCGCTCCAGCTGCCCCAGCGACTACCCGGCCTCGCAGAGCTCGCCGCACTCCAAGGCCGTGCACCTGGGGAGAGCCCTCGTGTCCACCCGAATCGACAGCATTTCGGACTCGCGTTTGTACGACAGCTCTCCACTGAGACACAGGAAGCCTTTCGCTGCCCAAGACGGGCTTGGAAGCTGGGACAGGCAGAGCTACGGGGTCGATGCCTACAGCTACCGCCAGACCTACTCCTTGCCCAGCAACCCCACGCAGCCCTGCTACGAGCAGTTTGCCTTCCAAAGCCTGCCCGAACAGCAGGACCAGGCCTGGCGCGTACCCTACTGCGGGATCCCTCAAGACCCCCCGAGGCACCAAGACACCAGGGAGAAGGTTTACATAAACCTGTGCAACATCTTCCCCCCCGACCTGGTGAGGATCGTCATGAAGAAGAACCCCCACGTGACGGACGCGCAGCAGCTGGCCGCAGCCATCTTAGTGGAGAAGTCTCAGCTAGGTTATTGA